A region of the Prevotella intermedia ATCC 25611 = DSM 20706 genome:
TCAGCTTATCGAGTCTTTGCTGCTTCACTTCTTGCGGTACATCGTCCTCATAGTGCAGCGCACTGTATGTTCCTTCTTCGTGCGAGTAGGCGAATGCGCCCATACGCTCGAACCGTGCCCACCTTACAAACTCCATCAACTCGTTGAAATCCTCTTCGGTTTCGCCTGGGAAGCCCACCAAAAGCGTGGTGCGTATGTGCAGTCTTGGCACTTTCTCACGCAAGGTGCGAATGAAATCCATTGTTTCCTGCTTCGTTACGTGGCGGTGCATACGCAATAACATATTGTCGGAAATGTGCTGAAGGGCTACGTCAAGATACTTGCAAACCTGCGGTTTCTCTCGTATCACGTCAAGCAAGTCCCACGGAAACTGGTTAGGATAGGCGTAATGCAACCTTATCCACTCCACTCCGGGTATGTCAGCCATACGCGAAATGAGTTCGGTAATGTGGTGCTTGCCGTCTAAATCCACACCGTAGTAGGTCAGTTCCTGCTCGATAACCTGAAATTCCTTCACGCCTTCGGCTGCCAATTCGGCTACTTCCTGCAAGATGTCGTCCATCTTTCGCGAGCGATGCTTGCCCGTAATCAGCGGAATGGCGCAGTAAGCGCAATGGCGGTCGCACCCTTCGGCTATCTTGATGTAGGCATAATGCGGTGGCGTGGTAAGGTGGCGGCGTCCGTCGCACGACGGTATTTCAGCCTTTCCGAGGTCGGTAATGAGTTGCTTGAAGTTGAATTTGCCGTAGAACTTGTCTACTTCTGGAATTTCTTTCTCCAACTCTTCCTTGTATCTTTGCGACAGACAGCCCATTACGTAAAGTTGTCTGAGCTGCCCATTCTCCTTTCTGTTCACGAATTCGAGTATCGTATTGATGCTCTCTTCCTTTGCCGTTTCAATGAAACCGCATGTATTTATAACGGCGATTTCGCCTTCTGGGGTTTCCGAATCGTGCACACAATCGTAGCCATTGGCTTCAAACTGTTTCATCAGTAGCTCGGAATCGACAAGATTTTTCGAGCACCCCATCGTTATAATATCTATCTGATTCTTCTTCATTCAATTGTATCCCCACGCTTAGGGTTCTTGTTTCTTCTGCCTGAATACGTTGCGAAATGAGGTTTAGTCTTGCTTGAACAAGCTATCTACAAACTGTTCTTTATTAAATAGTTGCAAGTCTTCCATTCCCTCGCCTAAGCCAATGTATCGCACAGGCACTTTCAGCTGGTCGCTAATACCGATAACTACGCCGCCTTTAGCGGTTCCGTCGAGTTTGGTAATGGCGAGCGAGGTGATTTGTGTAACCGATGCAAACTGCTTAGCCTGCTCGAAAGCGTTCTGCCCCGTGCTGCCGTCGAGCACCAACATAACATCGTCGGGAGCTTCGGGCAGTATCTTTTTCATTACGTCCTTAATCTTTTTCAACTCGTTCATCAGTCCTACCTTGTTGTGCAAGCGGCCTGCCGTGTCGATGATAACAACGTCGGCACCGTTCGCTTTCGCACTCTGAAGGGTGTCGAAAGCCACACTGGCAGGGTCGGAACCCATCTGTTGCTTAATGACAGGCACACCTACGCGGTCGCCCCAAATCTGAATTTGTTCTACGGCAGCTGCACGGAAGGTGTCGGCAGCACCAAGGTAGACCTTCTTTCCTGCGTTCTTGAACTGGTATGCCAATTTGCCGATGGTGGTGGTTTTGCCCACTCCGTTCACGCCAACCACGAGTATAACGTATGGTTTATGGTCGGTTGGCAAGTCCCAATCCTCTGCATTCTCGGTATTATTCTCGGTTAAGAGTGTGGCAATTTCTGCCCTCAGAACGGTGTTTAATTCCGATGTTGAAACGTATTTGTCGCGTGCAATACGTTCCTCTATGCGCTGAATGATTTTCACGGTGGTATCTACACCAACGTCTGACGTTATAAGGATTTCTTCCAAATTGTCCAAAACCTCATCGTCTACTTTCGACTTGCCTGCTACGGCACGTGTTATCTTTGAGAATACGCTTTGCTTCGTAGTCTCAAGACCTTTGTCGAGTACTTCTTTTTTCTTCTTATTGAAAAGTCCGAAAAATCCCATAATAAGCTAATTTGGGGCAAAAGTACGAAAAAACGGCTAAAGTAGCAAATAATAAGCAGGCTAATAACGGCTTTATGGAAAAACGTGTGAAAAAGCTTAAATTATGCCCGCAATTTTGCCATAAATCCACCACGCTGATGACAGGTTTTCGATACGATTTTGTAAAGATAATTCTGATAGAAAACGATAATTTCGATTTGACGTTGCGAAAGCGTAGGTTTTGCGATGCAAAAGAGCCGCTTTTACAGCGCAACTAATCCTTGAAAATGAAGAAAAATCGAAGCTGGTGTAAACTGACTGATAATGAGCATGAAACGGAACGGTTTGCATAAAACTGCCTCTTTCACAAAGAGCAGCAATATGCAGATTTAGGCAGAAGTTCAGTTACCAAAGCATTACCCGATTTTGCCACAGGTAACGATGAAGCAATATTCGGTAACTGAATTATTTTCGCTCGTGTGGCTGTTGCTTCTGTCGGCAGTTTTCTGCATAAGTGAGGAACGCTTTGATTTTGGTAATTTTGCCACAAAACATCAAAGTGTATGAAACACGAAAAAATGAAGGTGTTGCTCTACCTCAAAAAGAGCGGTCTTGACAAGTCTGGGAAAGCTCCGGTTATGGGGCGGATAACCATTGGGTGTTCCATTGCCCAGTTCAGTTGCAAGTTATCCTGCAATCCCGATTTGTGGAATCCGCGTGAGAGCCGTATGGACGGCAAGAGCCGTGAGGCGGTGGAAGTGAACGGCAGGTTGGAAAACCTGTTGCTGTCCGTTCAGTCGGCTTATCAGTCCTTGCTATCCAAAGGTTGCTCATTTGACGCAACCGATATAAAGGAGCAGTTTCAGGGCAGCGTGCAGACACGGTGCATGCTCATCGAAAGACTGGACATGCTCATCAAGGAAAAAGAGAACCATATAGGTATAGACATCAAGGAAGGAGCCATATACGGCTACCACTCCACCCGCATACACTTACAGAAGTTTATCCAACAGAAGTACAAGGTTTCGGACTTGGCATTCTCGCAACTTACAGAGGCTTTTATCCATGAGTTCCGGCACTATTTCTTAGGTGAGTGTGGTTTTCAGGAAAGCACGTTCTATAATGTAGCCACGCATTTGAAGACGGTGTGCAGACAGGCATACCGTGAGGGATTGGCAGACACACTACTGTTTGACAAAGCCAAAATCAGCAAGGGCGACAAGAAATAGCCCAAGGCACTTGACAGGGAAGCATTGGACAAGTTAAAGGCTATCCGATTTGATGATTTGGAGGAGGAAATGGAAACGGCAAGGGACATTTTTCTCTTTGCCTGTTATACAGGTGCATCCTATTGCGACTTGATGGAACTGAACAAATCCCATCTTGTCCGTGATGACGAGGGCAGTCTGTGGCTGAAGTTCAACCGCCAGAAGACAGGTGTGCTATGCCGTATCAAGCTGCTGCCCGAAGCCGTTAGGCTAATAGCGAAGTACCGTAGCGATGAAAGGGAAACGCTGCTTCCCTATATCAAGTATAAGAACTATCAGACCTGTTTGAAAGCCCTGCGGCTTCGTGCAGGCATATCGTTTCCATTTACCACGCATACCGCAAGGCACACCTTTGCAACGCTCATCACACTTGAACAGGGCGTGCCCATCGAGACGGTGAGCAAGATGCTGGGACATTCCAACATAAGCATGACCGAACGCTATGCAAAGGTAACACCACAGAAACTTTTTGAGGAGTTCGACCGTTTCCTCTCTTTCACCGAAGATTTACGTTTAACCATATAAAAGACAACCATTATGAGAAGTACATTCAAGATACTGTTCTATATCAACAGACAGAAGACAAAGGCAGACGGAAAGACAGTCATTCTCTGCCGTATCACCATAGACGGGAAAAACTCAGCTATTACTACAGGCGAAGAGTGTAAGCCCTCCGAGTGGAATACGAAGCAGAGCTTGACAACTGACAGAAAGACCAATCAAAGACTCCATGAGTTCAGGGAACTTGTGGAAAAGACCTATCAGGATATACTGACAAGGGACGGGGTGGTAAGCGTGGAACTCATCAAATACCACCTGCAAGGCATAACAGAGAATCCGACCACGCTCCTTGCCATGAGCGGGGCGGAGCTGCAAGCCGTCAAGGAGAGTGTGGGCAGGTCAAGAGCGGAGGGAACTTATCTAAACCTATTCCATTCTGACAGAATTCTCCGTGAGTTTGTGAAAGATAAAGGGGTGCAGGACATACCCATTTCCACCATTACGGAGGACTTGTTTGAGGAATACCGTTTCTTTCTCAAAAAGCGTGGATTGAAAGGAACGACTATCAACAACTATCTCTGCTGGCTGAGCAGGCTGATGTTCCGTGCAGTCAGTCAAAGGATTATCCGCTGCAACCCATTTGAGAATGCCAAGTATGAGAAGGAGGAAAAGAAGATACGCTTCCTGCAGAAGAGCGACGTCGCCAAGCTCATGGTAATGACAATGAATGACAGGGAAGCGGAACAGGCAAGGCTGATGTTCGTCTTTTCCTGTTTTACAGGACTGGCAATCGCCGATATGGAGTACTTGCTATATAAGCATATTCAAACGGCAGCAGACGGGAGGAAGTATATCCGCAAGGAACGCCAAAAGACAAAGGTCGAGTTCATCGTACCACTGCATCCCGTAGCTGAAGCCATCATCAGCCATTGCTGGAACGAGCAGGAAAGAAACGAAGAACTGCAGACGGTGAAAGAAAAAGGCAATAGCCTTATCTTCCAACCTCATTGCAGCCGTAGCGTGATAGATGTCAAATTGAGTATCGTGGGCAAGGCTTGTGGCATTAGGGAGAGATTGTCGTTCCACATGGCTCGCCACACTTTCGGCACGATGACTCTTAGCGCAGGTATTCCCAGTGAGAGCATTGCCAAGATGATGGGACATGCCTCCATATCAAGTACTCAAGTATATGCGCAGGTGACAGACAGCAAGATTTCTGAAGATATGGACAGGCTCATAGACAAGTACAAAGCAAAGGACAAAAATACCACAAATGTAAATATGGAAGCAGCAACAGACACAAAGACAATTCCGCTTGTTGTCAAATCAAATGGTAGAAAGGAGGAAACAGTATGAATGCGAACAATAACTGCCAAGGAAAGACAGGCCCAAATAGTCTGCGTAGTTATTTTGATTGGGACTGCAATATGCAGGTTATCCGCAAGGGAAACGGGAAGATTGCCATGACAGAGAGTGAACTCGTGAAATTCTTCAGTGTAACGTGGAGAAAACTCAACTATAGGTTGCAAACAATAATAAAATCCTCAAACCTGCATCCCGGTGAAAGGAGTGCAGGAGAGGAGAAAATCGTTATCAATGGACAGTTCAAAGGCTATGCACCGCTATATCCACTTCCTATCATCATCGTTCTGTCCTTTATGTTAGACAGCACGGAAGCTCATTTGTTCAGAAAGCATATCTGTCAGGAATTGCAGAATACTGCATTCGTAATAATACCGATATTTTTGTTTGGCAATACAGATAACTGATTACTATTTCTTTTTTCTTTCACTGATTACATCTTACTACATAACTACACTAAGGAGTAAAATAGTGAAAGAAAAGAAATACTGTAGTATGTAAGAGGATTTTCTTTCTACTACTTAAAAACTACATATTACTTCTTTTTATAATCTTTCAATAAAAGCATACTATTTGTTATTATATTCGTATCTTTGTAAGGTGATTTTCGAAGTAGCATAATATGTCTGCATATTCCTTTTAAAGTTATTAAAGGTTAAAATAAAGAAGACCAATAAAAATAAGTGCAGTCTTTTAGAGCAAACAGACTCCTTTTAATAAAAAGGAGATGTTCCTTTGCTTAAAATAATATGATACAGATTGACGCTTGTAAAAATGGGGATAAGGAAGCCCTGGGAGAACTCTATACGACATACGCTAATAGACTTTTAGGCGTATGTCGGCATTATGTAAAAGATGATAATTCGGCTCACGATATTTTGCATGATGCATTTATTATAATCTTCATGTCTATCCAAGATTTGAAAGATGAATCAAAATTGGAAGGTTGGATGATAACAATCGTAAGAAATCTATCCTTAAAATATCTCCAAAACACAGAAAAAGAAGCCATACCATTATCTTGCTTGAATATAGAAATTCAGGAAGCAGCATGTGAGGAACAGAAAAAGATAGAGTTCGGACTATTGTTGTCAGCGATAGAGTCCTTACCAGAAGGGAATCGTGAAGTTTTCAAGCTCTCAGTCTTAGAAGGTCTTTCCCACAAGGAGATAGGAAAACAGCTCGGCATCAATCCGCACAGTTCTTCTTCCCAGTTGTTCAGGGCAAAGAAAACATTGCGTGCAATGTTGATTAACTATTGGATGCTCTTCTTGCTTCCAATTCTTATACCAGTTTATATATATATTGCTACGAGAGATAAAACTGTTGAGATTTCCGATAACGGATCTACTGCTACAAACACTCATAAGAGTCAATCAAAATATGTTCAAAAAGGATTAGGAACTCTGAAGAAAGAAGAGTCAAGATATTCTACCTCGCCAAGTACCGCCAGTAATGCAGGAAGAGGTTCTGCCAGTGAGATTGTCCCTGAAGGAAATATTGCTTTGCAAGTATCAACAGACAGTGCTATAACGGAACAACGAGCATTACCCTTTAATGTGGATTCCCTGCAAAAACATTTGGCTATAGGTATCGGAACTAACGATTCTTTATACTGCATTCCACAGACACCACAAGATAAGATGATAGCATTGAATGAAAGAATGAACTTCAACGCCTGCAATAAGAAGAAATATCCGTGGACATTCAATTTTGGTTATTCATCCAATGCCGGTGCAAATGGAGCCGTGTCGAATTTGGATTATCTGTCACTTGTAGATTACGCCAACGGTGGTGCGACAGCCAAACTTTACACTTGGGCTGATTTAGAGGATTATTATGCCCGGAATAATGCTTTGATGGATTCTGTCGAGAGAGCGAGAATGTCCTTGATACTGCGTGAACATCCAACAGATGACAACGGTTCATTGGGGGAGATCGCACATCATTGTCGCCCTAGGACCTTTGGTCTTTCCATTAATAAGCAATTAAGTCCAAAATGGACTTTCGGTACAGGTATAACTTACACCAGACTAAAATCTGAATTTGAAAGCGAGTATAACAAGGCAAGACTGGTGAAAACCCAGAAAATAGATTATGTTGGCATACCATTGAGACTGACCTATCAAGTATGGTCAAAAGGACGGCTCAATGCATATATGACAGGTGGTATGGCATTTGAAATGCCTGTCCACAGTTCGCTTGAAAAGAAGTACATCATAACAGCCGACTCGTCGTACACGTTGAAGAGGGACATCAAGCCACGTTATCAGTGGTCTGTAAACTTAGGTGTCGGTGTGCAGTACAAGCTATTCAAGCCTTTCAGTCTGTATCTGGAACCAAACATGTTCTACTACTTCAGAAATAGCAGTAACCTTGAGACTTACCGCACAGAGCATCCGTTCATCATAACGGTACCATTCGGATTGCGGCTTACTTGGTAAATGGAGATAATGAGTAAATAAAAAGTCATGAATACAGTGCAGTCTTTTAGTAGTTTTCTACTCTTAACAATAAAAGACAAAACTCAAAAGAAAGAATGTACAGTATTTATGACTACATCCACAATGGAATTGTATTTGTCAATAATGTAGTACGCAGACAGCACAAGGAACTCACATCCTTGATGATATATTCCACAACAAGCTGTCAGTCTCGTTGCAAGCACTGTTCCATTTGGAAGAAACCTATAGAAAATCTCAGCTTAGATGACATCATCAAAATAATGGACAGCAAATGTGTAACTAAACGCACGATGGTCGGTTTGGAAGGAGGTGAGTTTATCCTCCATCCCGAAGCAGACAAGATATTAGGATGGTTTGATACTAACCACCCAAACTATACATTGCTGTCCAACTGCCTTGCTGCAAACAAGGTAATATCTGCCGTAAAAAATCATCATCCCAAGCATCTATACATATCACTTGACGGCGATAGAGAAACCTATCGCTATATGCGTGGGAGAGATGGGTATGACAAGGTGATTAAGGTTATAGAAACATGTAAAGACATCGTGCCTGTCTCCCTGATGTTCTGTCTTTCTCCATGGAACTCGTTTGAGGATATGGGGCATGTCATAGATTGTGCCAAACAATATAACATTGATGTACGTATTGGCATTTACAGCACAATGTCATTCTTTGACACAACCAAAGATTTAATGGAATCCAATGATGCTGATTTCATCAGCCAGATACCCTCTTCCATACATCAAACATATGAGAACTTTGACTTTGTAGCTTTGTATGACGAGTGGAAGAATAATAGACTGAGACTGCGGTGTCATAGTATTTTCAGTGAATTGGTCATCCATTCTAATGGAGACGTTCCCTTGTGCCAAAACCTGGATGTGATATTAGGCAATATCCATGAGAACACACTTGACGAGATATTCAACTCAAAGGAGAGCTGCGAAGTCCAGTGTCAATACTCTAAAGCGTGTAATCAATGCTGGATTAACTATCATCGTAAATACGATATTATCCTGTTGAGAAATTTAGAAAGAATAATCCCCAAACGGCTGATAGAGTTGTTTTATGGGAAGTATCAATGGACCAGCAACAGGCAAACCACCTATAAGAAACATTTCAAGCAAATAAAAGCATAGCTAAAATGGGATATTTAGATAACATTATAGACAGATA
Encoded here:
- a CDS encoding radical SAM protein, whose protein sequence is MYSIYDYIHNGIVFVNNVVRRQHKELTSLMIYSTTSCQSRCKHCSIWKKPIENLSLDDIIKIMDSKCVTKRTMVGLEGGEFILHPEADKILGWFDTNHPNYTLLSNCLAANKVISAVKNHHPKHLYISLDGDRETYRYMRGRDGYDKVIKVIETCKDIVPVSLMFCLSPWNSFEDMGHVIDCAKQYNIDVRIGIYSTMSFFDTTKDLMESNDADFISQIPSSIHQTYENFDFVALYDEWKNNRLRLRCHSIFSELVIHSNGDVPLCQNLDVILGNIHENTLDEIFNSKESCEVQCQYSKACNQCWINYHRKYDIILLRNLERIIPKRLIELFYGKYQWTSNRQTTYKKHFKQIKA
- a CDS encoding site-specific integrase — protein: MRSTFKILFYINRQKTKADGKTVILCRITIDGKNSAITTGEECKPSEWNTKQSLTTDRKTNQRLHEFRELVEKTYQDILTRDGVVSVELIKYHLQGITENPTTLLAMSGAELQAVKESVGRSRAEGTYLNLFHSDRILREFVKDKGVQDIPISTITEDLFEEYRFFLKKRGLKGTTINNYLCWLSRLMFRAVSQRIIRCNPFENAKYEKEEKKIRFLQKSDVAKLMVMTMNDREAEQARLMFVFSCFTGLAIADMEYLLYKHIQTAADGRKYIRKERQKTKVEFIVPLHPVAEAIISHCWNEQERNEELQTVKEKGNSLIFQPHCSRSVIDVKLSIVGKACGIRERLSFHMARHTFGTMTLSAGIPSESIAKMMGHASISSTQVYAQVTDSKISEDMDRLIDKYKAKDKNTTNVNMEAATDTKTIPLVVKSNGRKEETV
- the ftsY gene encoding signal recognition particle-docking protein FtsY; translation: MGFFGLFNKKKKEVLDKGLETTKQSVFSKITRAVAGKSKVDDEVLDNLEEILITSDVGVDTTVKIIQRIEERIARDKYVSTSELNTVLRAEIATLLTENNTENAEDWDLPTDHKPYVILVVGVNGVGKTTTIGKLAYQFKNAGKKVYLGAADTFRAAAVEQIQIWGDRVGVPVIKQQMGSDPASVAFDTLQSAKANGADVVIIDTAGRLHNKVGLMNELKKIKDVMKKILPEAPDDVMLVLDGSTGQNAFEQAKQFASVTQITSLAITKLDGTAKGGVVIGISDQLKVPVRYIGLGEGMEDLQLFNKEQFVDSLFKQD
- the rimO gene encoding 30S ribosomal protein S12 methylthiotransferase RimO; translated protein: MKKNQIDIITMGCSKNLVDSELLMKQFEANGYDCVHDSETPEGEIAVINTCGFIETAKEESINTILEFVNRKENGQLRQLYVMGCLSQRYKEELEKEIPEVDKFYGKFNFKQLITDLGKAEIPSCDGRRHLTTPPHYAYIKIAEGCDRHCAYCAIPLITGKHRSRKMDDILQEVAELAAEGVKEFQVIEQELTYYGVDLDGKHHITELISRMADIPGVEWIRLHYAYPNQFPWDLLDVIREKPQVCKYLDVALQHISDNMLLRMHRHVTKQETMDFIRTLREKVPRLHIRTTLLVGFPGETEEDFNELMEFVRWARFERMGAFAYSHEEGTYSALHYEDDVPQEVKQQRLDKLMALQQEISAEIEAEKIGQTLKVIIDRKEGEYYIGRSEFCSPDVDPEVLIKADSPLTIGNFYDVKITAADEFDLYGDVVNG
- a CDS encoding sigma-70 family RNA polymerase sigma factor, whose product is MIQIDACKNGDKEALGELYTTYANRLLGVCRHYVKDDNSAHDILHDAFIIIFMSIQDLKDESKLEGWMITIVRNLSLKYLQNTEKEAIPLSCLNIEIQEAACEEQKKIEFGLLLSAIESLPEGNREVFKLSVLEGLSHKEIGKQLGINPHSSSSQLFRAKKTLRAMLINYWMLFLLPILIPVYIYIATRDKTVEISDNGSTATNTHKSQSKYVQKGLGTLKKEESRYSTSPSTASNAGRGSASEIVPEGNIALQVSTDSAITEQRALPFNVDSLQKHLAIGIGTNDSLYCIPQTPQDKMIALNERMNFNACNKKKYPWTFNFGYSSNAGANGAVSNLDYLSLVDYANGGATAKLYTWADLEDYYARNNALMDSVERARMSLILREHPTDDNGSLGEIAHHCRPRTFGLSINKQLSPKWTFGTGITYTRLKSEFESEYNKARLVKTQKIDYVGIPLRLTYQVWSKGRLNAYMTGGMAFEMPVHSSLEKKYIITADSSYTLKRDIKPRYQWSVNLGVGVQYKLFKPFSLYLEPNMFYYFRNSSNLETYRTEHPFIITVPFGLRLTW